The genomic interval TGGGGGCCCTCCCTGCGCCTGGGAGCTTCaactgccctcctccctcctgggagAACTGCCGCCTGGTCAGGCCATGACCGTGACCGTGTGGGTCTTTCTGGGACTcaggccctgccctctgcccccacccgCAGAACGGCCCGGAGACCGCGACACCCAGTGCGGAGAGTGCAGCTGCGCGCGAGGTCCCCCCCCCCCTCATTTGGAAAAGGAGAAGCACTGAGGGGCAggtgggcgggcgggcgggcaggtGGGCGGCAGGCAGGGAGCCACTCAGAGGGCAGTGTCGTCAGGGCACCTCCAGGGGCAGCAGGGGTGTGTCTGAGTTCTGTGCTGAGACGTTGGCTGGCTGGGGCCCGATGAGCCCCTGGCCATACAAATTAAGGATGGAGTCGGCAATGATGCGGGCTGTACGCTTCTGGTACCCGCCCGAGGTCACCATGAGGATGGGCACCTGGTGGCCTCGGACCAGCCGGAACACCAGCTCATCCCGCTTCACGACACCCTGGTGTGGGGGATGGGGAAGGCTGGAAAGTCCTGCTGCAGGTCTAACCCTGCTCCAGACCGCTGCTGCTTTTGCCCTTCCCCTCTGGCTTCAAGAGAAGCACCACTGCTGCCCACCTGCCCTGCCGCTGCTGTGTCCCTggaccctcccctgccccagggtcAGGAGGTACCTGCGGACTGATGGACAGCCCCCCGAGGCGGTCCCCCTCAAGGACGTCAGTGCCTGCGTTGTACACCACCACGTCGGGCTGATGCTCCTGGAGGGCTTTCTCCAGGTTCCTCTCCACCTTCCTCAGGTACTCATCATCCTCCGTGCCCCACTCCAGCTCCACCTTCCGCCTGATGGCCTCTGCGAGGGAGACAGCAGTAGCCCCAATGTGCAGgggtgggaaactgaggctggggagggCGAGGACGGCCCATTTCCCCATCTGACTCCCCAGTGCTCGACCTCTTATTCACCCAAAACTAGGCTAAAAAAAGAGCACACAAGCGGCAAGGGGGACCCAAAGGAAAGCAGGGGGATCACAGATGAAACACTGCCTTGGGGATTCAGGGACCCACGTCAGGTGTCTGAGCCCACTGTCTCCGTAAGTCCTTGCCTGGACACCCCATGTGCCCTTAGGTCCAAATCCAGAACATCTGACATTCAGTTCAGAAACGGGTCCCTGGGGCGGCAAAGCAGCTGAGGTACGCACAGCAGCTCCGCCGGCTCTTACTGCGCAAATGTCCCTTCCCCACAGGGTGGGCAGGTCCCTGTGTTTCCAAAGCTCATCTGAGAGTCTCTACCTTTTAATTAATCCACCTGCATTTACTTAGTAACTATTATATTTGAACTAATTTCTGCCgtcttattttatatgtatttttccttcttttttctttttgtccttcccTGTTTTTGACCAGACAGCTGCATACCTAGTAGAAAAGGCTACTTTAGTCTTCTGGTGGTTACCCCAAAAGAAGGACTCACAGTGTTTATTGGGCAGGTTTATGTGGTCTTGGGTGGGTCAAGTGACCTTTTTAGGTCTCCGTTTCCTCGTCAGTCTCCCCCTCGCAGGGATGCCgaggataaataaatgaaggggcCTCTGCAGGTCCCAGCATGTAGGAAAGGCCCCAGAGAGAGCCCCATCCAAGCAAGAGGCCCTGGGGCTGAGGGACAGGGCAGCTTACGCTTGGCAAAGCGGTCCCCGGGGTAGATGTGGCGGTTGTAGACGTCCATGATGTACACGCGCTTGTCGCCCATGAAGTCCCGCTCGTGCCCGTTGCCCTGTGGGGAACACACGGAAGCCACTCACAGGCAGGTGCCCCGGGAAAGGCACCCCCAACCACACCCCAGGAAACACCCCACGTGCCTGGGTGCGGGCGTGCCTGGGTGTGGGCGACAGAGGCCCAGCCTGGGGCTTGGGGGATGCTCCTGGGGGAGCGGAGCCCACAGCACGGTGGTGCGCGTCAGAGGCAGCTGGGGAGTGCGGGGAGGTGGCCCGGGGGGCGGGCCTGTGGGACCCCGGGCCCCACCAGGCACTCACCTGATGGGCATCGAGATCAACGATGGTGGCTCTGGAGACACCCTCCACTCGCTCAAACAGAAACTGCCCAGGGCGGGAGAGGGGAGAGGTAAGGACCACACAGGCCAGAGGACACAGCCCTGTAGAGGCTCCCAGTTAGCGAGGGGGTGGGCCGAAGCCTGTACATGCTTATGGGAGATCAGGCCACCAGGCAGAGCCCTCGGGAGCTGTGTGGCTCTGGAGAAGCCTGTGTGTGTATtcagggaaggctccctggaggggcaCGTGCTGTGCCCTGAAGGGCCAGAGGTGAGGAGGTTAAGAGAGTTGGCCCTCCGCGACAGCTCAGGATTCCCGGGGAAATGCTGGGGTGCAGAGCGGGGAACCCCCCTCGAGGCTGTGCCTGGAACTTCATTCTGCCATCTCCACCTTCCTACAGGGCCCAGCCCTAAAGcctcctcctctgagaagccctccttcccctcccccaccctccaagaAGGTCTCCTTGCGTCCCCCTCTCCGAATGCCCAGGGTCTGCTGACTTGTCCCTCCTCCCCGTGGCGACAGGAGCCACGGGGCCCATGCCAACCCCGAGCACGAGGCCACGCGCGGGTGCTGAGGCAGCACTGCGGTCTGACCGACGTGGAGACCGCTGCCAGCTCTCCCCTTCCGGCTGTGCCCTCGCCCCTCTGGGCCCGtttcctcatctcctcctctgtaaaacgtGAGGATGCAGGGGCGAGCCCTGGAGGATGGAGGCGGCCACAGGGCCGGGCCCGCGGTAAATGCTAGCCGTTGTCACCACCATCAGGGTCATTATTTCTATCTCACCCTTCTCATAATTTAATATTGACATGGAAACTGTTCCCCTCCGGTCCCCTGCCACTGTTGAAGGCTGTCACCTCTGGACCGTCTCAGGCAACACGAAAAAGCAAGTGTCGCATCTGGGTTTGGGTCCCAGCCCGGCTGAGGGACCCGGGCGAGCTCCCACCCCTTCTGGGCCTCAGCTGTCTTCTCTACAATGCGGGGTGAGCACACCAGATTGGGGGATTCCAGGGAGGCTCTCGGAGGTGACCCCCCCCCACATGCTCTCGGGCACACCTTGATGGCGAGCGTGATGTCTGCGTAGGCGCAGAAGCCCCCGCCCCGGTCGCTGGAGCAGTGGTGGAAGCCGCCGCCTGCGAGGACAGCCGAGGTGTTGCCAGGGCCAGGCTCAAGGCCCAGACgcccccctcccaccttcctcccagGGCCCCCCTCCCCGCTCAGCTCCCAGGGACGGCTCCGGGCTCCAGGCTGCCTAAGTCAGCTGACCCCACGTGGGCATGTCACCATCCCTGGGTCAGGAGGCAGCTTTGCCATCGCGGCCACCCCTGTCCACAGTGGCACCAGAGCTGCTGCCCCCAGGACCCAGGCCAGGCCACGGGGCACTCACCTATGTTGATAGCCCAGCCTCGCTCCACGGCCAGCTTCCCCGCCTTTGGAAACAAGCACAGGATGAGGGGTGCGGGCGGCCAATTCCTGCACTTACTTATTCATTGAATCACTCATCCCATAAACACCATTTCCAGCCAGCTCCAAGGTGGGGATGAGCTGGGAGGTGGGGTACAGGAAGCACCCACCCATCCCCAGCAAACCCCGAACTGGCTGGCTTATGAGACATGCGGTGCGTAAGCCCCTGTGCAATTTGGTGAGGAGACTGGAGGAAATCAAAGTTCAGTTCTTAGGATGGAACGTGAGCTGACAAGGGTTCTCAAGCagcttttaaagggaaaatggacaaatttttgtTCCTGGAAATACTGTCGCCTTATTACTGAAATCCTATAGGAAATCATAATTTTGGGGTGGGCAGTAATATTCTAATAAACTTTCAAAATGCACAAATTtgcaaagctgaaaagaaaactataggggTCAACAGGTATTAATCCCTGTCTGGGTTGGATCATTGTACATTCAAATCATTTCAGCTCCTCTACCTCCAATCAACTCAGCAGTCTGTGGTGAATTTTAGAGAAAACTACACACAGAATGTGAAACCCAGTTTTGCTGCAACTGTTTGTGACTGTCACACCCGcgatgggggggaggggcaccaTCCATCGCTGACGTCATAGGGGTTTGTTTCCATCTGAAATTTGAGTAGCTCGGAGTCACAGTTTTAGGACATACTCTCCAGGGGGTGGGATACATCTTATACACCAGCAAATACGGTAACTCTAACAGGTGGTCTTGGGGGCAGAACAGTGAATTCTAATGTCCCAGCCAGGCAGGAGAGGCTTTGGAAGAAAGAGTTCTTGTTGCTGCCTTGAGGAATATTTAGGATTTTGCTCAACTACTCAGCAGCACGAGGCATTCTAGATGGAGAGCCCAGGGTGGGCAAAGACCCAGGGTGGGAAGGAGCCTGGGGTGGAGGGCCCAGCCCAGCCGCTGCTCCCCGCCCCAAACCAGCTCCCACCTACCATTATGGTTCCTCCCGTCTGGGTCCGGAGGGGCTTCAGCACCTTCCTCTGTACCAGGAAGTTGGGCAGGAAGATGACAGGGGGGATTTCTGTGATGGTTGCGACAGCAAAGGACCACTGTGGAAAGAGATGTGGGCCATTGGCCTCCCTCTGCCCGGTGAGCGCAGAGGCAGCAGCGGGGAAGCAGATTCCCCCTGGGCCAGCTTCGGGGTGGCGCGGGGGGGGGGACTTCGGGCGAGCGCAGCTCCTTGGGTGAGAAATGGGAGCTCCCACCGTGGCTGAGCTCTGGGCTCAGTACAGAGATGCTCACAACCGCACTCTCCTTAAAGCTAAGTCAGCCCTCGGTCCTCGTGCTCCAAGGCCCTCGGCTGCCCTCTTGTGCCCAGAAGGAGAGCTGCAGGGGACTCCAGGTCACCACGGAGCCCACCCAGAACTGGCCCAGCCCGCCCACTGCACAGAGGGGCACTGAGGCCCCGGAgaggcggggggctggggggaggatcTTTCCTTCCAAGGTCACAGGGAGTCACTGACGGAGCCAGGACTGGACGCCCAGGGCTCCTGCTGTCCAGGCACAGCACAGCCTCCCCATCCACCGGGAATCAGTCATCCCTTCAAATGGGGCTGGATGTCCTCATCCTCCACTGCTGAGGCAGGAGGGTCTGGAGCACCGAGAAGGCGTCTGCACCAAGATAAGGACACAGGCCTTCCCTATAACCTCCCGAGCCCTGGGCAAGCATCCATGCACCCCGCTCCTAGACCATCTCCTGCCTGCCTGGGAACGCCCGAGGTCCAGACCCTGCTCTCCACTGACCCCAAGCAGGGCCCTGGAGGGGCCCCAGCACTTGGTAGGTATTTACTAAGCGCCTGCTAGGCTGCAGGTCCCAAGATGGCACTGCTCCTGGCCTCACGGACACATAGCAGCCCAGCAGGGAGGCGCTGATATGCAACGCGACAGCcttgctggggagagggagaacaTGGTCTGGCTGGACAGCTGCGAGacccatgtatgtgtgtgtgtgtgttttcgtGCATGTGTGCAGAGGTGTGCATATGCACATGCATtcatgtgtatgcgtgtgtggtAAGGGGCAGACCCAGAGAAGGGAAGACAGCCAGCTCCACCCATCTGTCCCGCCAAGCCCATCACCCAGCACCGGTCCGGCACACGTGAGGCAGAGAACCACTGTTCGCTACAAGTAAGTGAGCAACGAGCCCGTGAAGGAAAACACTGAGTCGatgcccccctcccaccctcggCAAGCCAGCAGGGGACAGAGAATGAAAGAAGAGGAAGCCATAGCCCCagacagaaattaagaaagcaatttcatttacaacaccttcaaaaagaataaatttaccaAGCAGGTATAAGACTCATACACGGAAAACTACAAAACGCCGCTGACAGAacttaaagaagatctaaataagtggaaagacatcTTGTGTTCATGGGCTGGAAGACCTAAcattgtaaagatgtcagttctctcctAATTCATCTCCAGATGCACAATTCCTGCCAAAATCCCaatggccatttttttttctctgcagaaaTGGAGAAGCTGATCCTGTAACCCCGGGCGTCCTGTTTCCCTGGGACTCTCTGAGACTCGCCCCCCCGGCTGCTCCGTGGCACACACGGGGGCCTGTGTCTCTTCTCCCACAGGCGCCGGGCGCTGTGACGGTAGCAACAAGGCCCAAGTTGTGCCCAGACTCCCTGGGGCTCCAGCCACAATTTCTGGGACATCCTTGGCATCCTTGgcttccttggcttgcagacccCACACCCAATCTGAACAAAAGAAAATCCTATTGTTCCAACTTCATAACAAACCCCAAGTTCTGCCACGTACCCCCCCCAGGTCACAGCTACTTCCAGCCTCATCTGAGAGGCCAGGCTCTCTCACCAGGATCATTGCAACCACCTGCTCCCTCCCAGGCTCCCTGCTTTTGTTCTGACAGACTGGTCTCAACCATTCCCATCACAGCTGCCAAGCAATCCTGTTAAAATCTAGGTCAGATCACGTCCCCCTGCTTGAAACACTCCTGGGCTCCCACCTCCTTCAGAGCAAAGCCACAGCGACCACAGGCCCTCTGTGGCCTGGCCCCAATCATTTTCCGACCCCACCCCTTACCGTCTCCCTCCCATTCCTCCCATCCAGTCACTTAGTCCTCGCTGCTGCTGGAACACACTGGAGatactcctgcctcagggcctttgcacttgctgacCCTTCTGCTCGGAATGCCTACCCCCAGATGCCCACCGAGCCCACTCCCTCAGGGCCCTCAGTCCACGGTCACATGGCAGTGAGACCCCCGACCTCCTATTTTGAAGGGcggtcctccccaccccctttcctgcTGTCCTTTCCCCAAGGCACTGAGCGCCTTTTAACACACCAACTCCGTCCCATCAAGAGAGGGATTCAGTCTCTTCTGTTCCGCCATCATCCTACACCCAGAGCAGAGCCCGGTCCTCTAAACACTCACTACATAAATGTGTCCCGAGCACTGCCCAGCACAGGGCACACAGGGACTACATGTCGGGTCTGCATCCCACCACCCGGCGCCCCACGGCAAACTGTCACAGGGTCAGCACAAGGCAGGAGCCTGGCCCTGGCCCGACCCAAACCCCACCCTCAGTGGGGCCGACTCTGGGCCTTGCACACAGCAGGCGCTCAGTAAACACTTGTTTCCCTGAATGGACGTCATCTGGCAAACATCAGGCCACTGCACCTCGTTCAATGCCCAGTGTATTAAGCATTGAAGGCCACACCAGTGCAGGGCCAGGCATGAGCCCGGAACACGGGTATGGGGCAGTACGGGCATGGCACACACAGGACCGCTGAGGAGAAGCAGCCCTGGGGGTCCTGcagcagagaaaagaggaaagaaacgtCATGGACATCAGGGGCCAGGGGGCTGTTCCCGAGAGCAGCCCCTAGACACCACACAATGCCTGGAACGTGCATGGGTCTCACCTGAGCGTCTGGGGCACCGGACCCCACATCACTCTCCTGTGGCACCTGgaacaaaatccaaactcctcCTGAGGCCTGCAGGGCTTGTGGACCAGGGCTGCTGGCCTCCCTGACCACATCATGTGCCACGTCAGTGTTTCATTCCCTTCAACCTGGCCACTCGAGCAACCCTCTCCCCTTCGGGAGGCCaagccccctccctctccaggcctgagactctggacattcttcttttaaaactcCACGAGTATCACCTACTCCTCATTCTTTGATCTCTGCTCACACCTCACCTCCTCTGTGAGGCCCTCCCTGACTGCTCAAGCTAAATGAACGTACCTCTGCCTAAttacccttttttttcccttcatagcCCTTGGTGCTCTCCGAAATGCTCTTGTACGGTTACTTcttattttcagtcttctttaaTGAAATACAAATCCATGGGAGCAGGGAAacttgcttattcttttttttctttgcacccAGTACACAGTCAGTATTCGATATAGACGTGCTGCGTGACTGAATACTTCTTCATCTTAGTAGGTCATGTGGAAATCATCATGTTTCTCCTTTTGCTCTGGCTGCCAGGGAGCTCCAAATACATGGCACAACCATAGCATCTTGGTTATGTTGGCGTATCCGAAGTCTCCTCCTGTCCTTGACCTCAATTTTCTAATTGGGGCTCTACTTGTTTGCATTATTGCTTATCACATAGTAAGCTGCCTTCAGGCTTCTGGGGTCCCAAGGCCAGGCATGCAGTCAGTCCCACACCGTTTCCTGAAAAGCCCCTCAAACGGAtggagccctggagccctggagcccatcccccatccccagcgTTATCCTGGCACTGGCTCCAGCCTGGCGCCACTCTGTTCtggtctctccctgcccccaccctcaccctccgGACTCTGGCAGGCATGTCCTCCTGACCGAGCTGCTGGGCTGTGACCACGCATGTCCGGGCCCTGGGAAACCAGAGCAGCCAAGTGCTGGGCTTCGTGCCAAGGCCTCGCACACCTCGCTCTCCCGGGAGCCAGGTTTCAACCTCTTCCTGGTAATCTTTCATGAGCTCACACTGTCACGGATCCATCTAGAATTCTCACAGCTCAGGCCGGCGTGGAGGAGGACGGAGGGCAGCTGCCGTGGCCTGGAACCCGGAAGACCTGACCGGATGCCCTGCCTGGGGTCTCCCCCGGGCCTGCTGGACTTCCcaggtgaccttgagcaggtgGGGCCTCTTTCTGGGGCTAGGTGTTTCCACCTATGGGGAAGAAGCCTGGTGACCTCTGGCACCCACTCTAGCTCTGAGTCTAAGATGAGTCCTGCTGGGAAGCCTAGCGGTCAGGGGTCAGGACTCCACGCCCTTGGGGACAGAGAACCTGTGGCATCCCTGACACACCAGGTTCTGATGCCACCCCGAGCCCAGCCTGCCCTCTTCTCCCACACAGGGGACTGACTGAACGCCTCTACCCTCAGAACCACGCTGAGGAGAGCCATGCAGCTCCTCTAGAAGGAGGTCACCACGGGCAGACCCCATGTGCTCTGCAGGTGGGCTTCAAAAACCTTCCAATGAGTTGCTACATTAAGAAATCAGGAACTGTCACTTAACatctggatttctggcttctctttgaAAGCTAGGCCCACGGTGGAGGCTGAGTGGCGGCCACCAGCTTGGGAAGGGCAGGAGCTCCACTTGTCCCAGACACCACCCACCCCTTGTTTATGTtccctgct from Delphinus delphis chromosome 10, mDelDel1.2, whole genome shotgun sequence carries:
- the HDAC11 gene encoding histone deacetylase 11 codes for the protein MPHPTQLYQHVPESRWPIVYSPRYNITFLGLEKLHPFDAGKWGKVISFLKEEKLLSDSMLVEAREASDEDLLVVHTRRYLNELKWSFAVATITEIPPVIFLPNFLVQRKVLKPLRTQTGGTIMAGKLAVERGWAINIGGGFHHCSSDRGGGFCAYADITLAIKFLFERVEGVSRATIVDLDAHQGNGHERDFMGDKRVYIMDVYNRHIYPGDRFAKQAIRRKVELEWGTEDDEYLRKVERNLEKALQEHQPDVVVYNAGTDVLEGDRLGGLSISPQGVVKRDELVFRLVRGHQVPILMVTSGGYQKRTARIIADSILNLYGQGLIGPQPANVSAQNSDTPLLPLEVP